A DNA window from Bacteroides cellulosilyticus contains the following coding sequences:
- the panC gene encoding pantoate--beta-alanine ligase, whose translation MEIVHTIKDLQAELSALRAQGKKVGLVPTMGALHAGHASLVKRCVAENDAAVVSVFVNPTQFNDKNDLEKYPRTLDADCALLEACGAAFVFAPSVAEMYPEPDTRQFSYAPLDTVMEGAFRPGHFNGVCQIVSKLFDAVKPDRAYFGEKDFQQLAIIREMVRQMNYSLEIVGCPIMREEDGLALSSRNARLSAEERKNALKISQTLFESRTFATSHTVAETQKFVEDTIAAAPGLRLEYFELVDGNTLQKIANWEDTVYAVGCITVFCGEVRLIDNIKYKE comes from the coding sequence ATGGAAATAGTACATACTATCAAGGACTTGCAGGCCGAACTCTCGGCTTTACGGGCCCAAGGTAAAAAGGTAGGATTGGTACCTACAATGGGTGCCCTACATGCCGGTCATGCGTCATTGGTGAAGCGTTGTGTTGCAGAGAATGATGCTGCGGTAGTGAGTGTTTTTGTAAACCCGACACAGTTTAACGACAAGAATGATTTAGAGAAATATCCCCGTACGCTGGATGCCGATTGTGCTTTGTTGGAAGCTTGCGGTGCTGCGTTTGTGTTCGCTCCTTCGGTTGCGGAGATGTATCCTGAACCTGATACGCGCCAATTCAGCTATGCGCCGTTGGACACAGTGATGGAAGGTGCGTTTCGTCCGGGACACTTCAATGGTGTTTGCCAGATTGTGAGTAAGCTGTTTGATGCAGTGAAGCCGGACCGCGCTTATTTCGGAGAGAAAGATTTTCAGCAGTTAGCTATCATTCGTGAGATGGTGCGCCAGATGAATTATTCGCTGGAAATAGTGGGGTGCCCTATTATGCGTGAGGAAGATGGCTTGGCTCTGAGTAGCCGCAACGCACGTTTATCTGCCGAAGAACGCAAAAATGCTTTAAAAATATCGCAAACATTATTTGAAAGTCGTACCTTTGCGACTTCTCATACAGTTGCTGAGACTCAGAAGTTTGTAGAGGATACCATAGCGGCCGCTCCCGGTTTGCGTCTGGAATACTTTGAACTGGTGGATGGCAACACGTTGCAGAAAATTGCCAATTGGGAAGATACGGTGTATGCTGTAGGTTGCATTACAGTGTTCTGTGGTGAGGTTCGCCTGATTGACAATATTAAGTATAAAGAGTAA
- a CDS encoding DUF4270 domain-containing protein produces MKVKFLGALLLTATLTFFGCDDNTGTLGIGMLPGSDGISALTTEFPVTTRSVIADSVFAKTSTGYVGRFTDPLFGYYEASFLTELNCIDGFKFPEKYDFDKKTGILTGDSISGARLVVFYSTWFGDSLNACRMSAYELQTELDRNRYTNIEPAEYYRPNGALPILLGRRAYTAYDTSVTDEERNATDEYGNKTYYPSVVFTLDKDTYGNNWFNLSKEHPEYFKNSKEFIKNVFKGVYIKSDYGDGTVLYVDRVDLQMRYHFFVIDTATNVPYKRKQSGFEGQDSTAYTWRTEFASTKEVIQANQFLNSDKIKKLAAEGEHTYIKSPAGIFTEAELPYDKIYQELSNDTLNAVKLTFTNYNKQDSPYEFSMSAPSNVLLLRKVDFKSFFEENKLPDNITSYTVKHNNVATNQYTFNNIARLVTTCIQGKDAAMKKAKEEAGDKWNQEEWEKDWRTVYLIPVSVTYDTTSSSTSSTMTGIQNDLQPGYAKLKGGPQGEALKLEVTYTRFNK; encoded by the coding sequence ATGAAAGTGAAGTTTTTAGGCGCTCTGCTATTGACAGCAACCCTTACTTTCTTTGGTTGCGATGATAATACCGGTACATTAGGAATAGGAATGTTACCCGGTTCTGACGGTATTTCCGCACTAACCACAGAATTTCCCGTCACTACACGTTCCGTTATCGCTGACTCTGTATTTGCTAAAACCAGTACAGGTTACGTAGGGCGTTTTACAGATCCTCTTTTCGGTTACTACGAAGCGAGTTTCCTGACTGAGTTGAACTGTATAGATGGCTTCAAATTCCCTGAAAAATATGATTTTGATAAAAAAACAGGGATTCTGACAGGCGATTCAATATCAGGTGCACGTTTAGTTGTTTTCTATTCCACCTGGTTCGGTGATTCGCTGAATGCCTGCCGTATGAGTGCGTATGAGTTACAAACCGAATTGGACCGTAACCGCTATACCAATATTGAACCGGCAGAATATTACAGACCGAATGGTGCGCTACCCATATTATTAGGTCGCAGAGCCTATACAGCCTACGATACAAGCGTAACTGACGAAGAAAGAAATGCAACGGATGAATATGGCAACAAGACCTACTATCCAAGTGTAGTCTTTACGCTGGACAAGGACACTTATGGAAACAACTGGTTTAATCTGAGTAAAGAGCATCCTGAATACTTCAAGAACTCCAAAGAGTTTATTAAAAATGTATTCAAAGGTGTGTATATCAAAAGTGACTATGGTGACGGAACAGTTCTTTATGTAGACCGCGTAGACTTACAAATGAGATATCACTTCTTTGTAATAGATACTGCTACCAACGTTCCTTACAAACGGAAGCAATCAGGTTTTGAGGGTCAGGATTCTACCGCTTACACTTGGCGGACTGAGTTTGCTTCTACTAAAGAGGTAATCCAGGCCAATCAGTTCCTTAATTCGGATAAAATCAAAAAACTTGCTGCAGAAGGCGAACATACTTATATTAAATCTCCCGCCGGAATCTTCACAGAGGCTGAATTACCTTATGATAAAATCTACCAGGAATTATCCAATGACACACTGAATGCGGTGAAACTGACATTCACCAATTACAATAAGCAAGACAGTCCATATGAGTTCAGCATGAGTGCTCCAAGCAATGTTTTGCTATTACGCAAAGTAGACTTCAAGAGTTTCTTCGAAGAAAACAAATTGCCGGACAACATCACGTCTTACACCGTAAAGCATAATAATGTGGCAACCAATCAGTACACATTTAATAATATTGCCCGCTTAGTTACTACTTGCATTCAAGGAAAAGATGCCGCAATGAAAAAAGCCAAAGAAGAAGCAGGCGATAAATGGAATCAGGAAGAATGGGAAAAAGACTGGAGAACGGTATATCTGATACCTGTTTCAGTCACCTACGACACTACAAGTTCCAGTACTTCCAGTACAATGACAGGTATCCAAAACGATCTCCAACCCGGATATGCTAAATTGAAAGGCGGTCCACAAGGTGAAGCTCTGAAATTGGAAGTAACTTATACTAGATTCAATAAATAA
- a CDS encoding glycoside hydrolase family 57 protein — translation MRTICLYFEIHQIIHLKRYRFFDIGTNHYYYDDYANEYSINEVAERSYIPALSTLIEMAKNSGGAFKVALSISGVALEQLEIHAPAVIDLLHQLNDTGCCEFLAEPYSHGLSSLANEDCFKEEVKRQSAKMKQMFGKAPKVFRNSSLIYSDEIGGLVASMGFKGMLTEGAKHILGWKSPHYVYHCSYNQNLKLLLRDFKLSDDISLRFSNSEWNEYPLFADKYIGWIDALPQEEQVINIFMELSALGMSQPLSSNILEFLKALPACAKDKGITFSTPTEVITKLKSVSQLDVPYPMSWVDEERDTSCWLGNSMQREAFNKLYSIAERVHLSDDRRIKQDWDYLQASNNFRFMTTKNSGISLNRGIYESPYDAFTNYMNVLGDFIKRVESLYPMDIDNEELNALLTTIKNQGDEIDELHKEVEKLQAKLEKEKTAEAKAKAATAKAKTPAATKKTAEKKPAAKKATTKKETAK, via the coding sequence ATGAGAACGATCTGTCTTTATTTTGAGATCCATCAAATCATTCACCTGAAACGCTATCGTTTCTTTGATATAGGTACGAATCATTATTATTATGATGATTATGCCAACGAATACAGTATCAACGAAGTTGCCGAACGTTCCTATATTCCGGCATTGAGCACCCTCATTGAAATGGCGAAAAATTCCGGCGGCGCATTCAAAGTGGCTTTGTCTATTTCCGGTGTTGCTTTGGAACAATTGGAAATCCACGCGCCGGCTGTGATTGACCTGCTACATCAGTTGAATGATACAGGTTGTTGCGAGTTCTTGGCCGAACCTTACTCTCACGGCCTTTCTTCTTTGGCAAATGAAGATTGTTTCAAGGAAGAAGTGAAGCGCCAGAGTGCTAAGATGAAACAAATGTTCGGTAAAGCACCGAAAGTATTCCGTAACTCCAGTCTGATTTACTCTGATGAAATAGGAGGATTGGTGGCAAGTATGGGCTTTAAGGGTATGCTGACTGAAGGTGCAAAACATATTTTAGGATGGAAGAGTCCGCACTATGTGTATCATTGCAGCTATAACCAGAACCTGAAACTGTTGTTGCGTGATTTCAAGCTTTCAGATGATATCAGTTTGCGCTTCTCTAATTCCGAATGGAATGAATATCCACTGTTTGCCGATAAGTATATTGGTTGGATTGATGCTCTGCCACAAGAAGAACAGGTCATCAACATCTTTATGGAACTTAGTGCATTGGGAATGTCACAGCCGCTTTCTTCCAACATACTGGAGTTTCTGAAAGCGTTGCCTGCTTGTGCAAAGGATAAAGGTATTACTTTCTCTACACCGACGGAGGTTATCACAAAATTGAAATCTGTATCTCAACTGGATGTTCCGTATCCAATGTCCTGGGTAGATGAGGAGAGAGATACCAGTTGCTGGTTGGGCAACAGTATGCAGCGTGAAGCTTTCAATAAATTGTATAGTATTGCCGAACGCGTTCATTTATCCGATGATCGTCGCATCAAGCAGGATTGGGATTATTTGCAGGCAAGCAATAACTTCCGGTTCATGACGACGAAGAATAGTGGTATTAGCTTGAACAGGGGAATCTATGAGTCTCCTTATGATGCTTTTACTAACTATATGAATGTTTTAGGTGATTTCATCAAGCGGGTAGAATCTCTTTATCCGATGGATATAGATAATGAGGAACTGAATGCCTTGCTGACGACTATCAAGAATCAGGGTGACGAGATAGACGAATTACACAAAGAGGTGGAAAAGTTGCAGGCTAAGCTGGAAAAAGAAAAGACTGCTGAGGCAAAGGCTAAAGCTGCTACTGCCAAAGCTAAAACTCCTGCTGCTACAAAGAAAACAGCTGAAAAGAAACCTGCTGCGAAGAAAGCAACAACCAAGAAAGAGACTGCCAAGTAG
- a CDS encoding glycogen/starch synthase produces MTKANKVLFITQEITPYVPESEMSLVGRNLPQAIQEKGREIRTFMPKWGNINERRNQLHEVIRLSGMNLIIDDTDHPLIIKVASIQSARMQVYFIDNDDYFQNRLETADENGVEYEDNDSRAIFYARGVLETVKKLRWCPDIIHCHGWMTALAPLYIKKAYKDEPSFRDAKVVFSVFEDDFKESFNADFVNRLVLKGVTKKDVAHLKAPVDYATLCKLAIDYADGIIQQSEKVNEEVMEYARQSGKPILEYQTPETFADACNEFYDKVWETEQK; encoded by the coding sequence ATGACAAAGGCGAACAAGGTTTTATTTATTACCCAAGAGATTACTCCTTACGTACCAGAATCCGAAATGTCCCTTGTAGGCAGAAACCTACCTCAAGCAATCCAGGAAAAAGGCAGAGAAATTAGAACATTCATGCCTAAATGGGGGAATATCAATGAGCGCAGAAACCAATTGCATGAAGTGATACGTCTCTCCGGTATGAATCTGATTATTGACGATACCGACCACCCCCTTATTATTAAAGTTGCTTCCATTCAGTCTGCCCGCATGCAGGTTTATTTCATCGACAACGATGATTATTTCCAAAACCGCCTGGAAACAGCAGATGAGAATGGTGTGGAATATGAAGATAATGACAGTCGTGCTATTTTTTATGCACGCGGTGTACTGGAAACAGTTAAGAAGTTACGCTGGTGCCCGGATATCATTCACTGCCATGGCTGGATGACTGCCTTAGCTCCTTTGTATATAAAGAAAGCATATAAGGACGAGCCCTCATTCCGTGACGCTAAAGTAGTATTCTCCGTTTTCGAAGATGACTTCAAAGAATCGTTTAATGCTGATTTTGTAAACAGATTGGTATTGAAAGGTGTTACAAAGAAGGATGTAGCTCACCTGAAGGCTCCTGTAGACTACGCTACGTTGTGCAAACTGGCCATTGATTATGCAGACGGCATTATCCAGCAAAGCGAAAAAGTCAACGAAGAAGTGATGGAATATGCTCGACAATCCGGAAAACCCATTTTAGAATATCAGACTCCCGAAACATTTGCCGATGCTTGCAATGAGTTCTACGACAAAGTATGGGAAACAGAACAAAAATAA
- the panD gene encoding aspartate 1-decarboxylase, giving the protein MMIEVLKSKIHCARVTEANLNYMGSITIDEDLLDAANMIAGEKVYIADNNNGERFETYIIKGERGSGKICLNGAAARKVQPDDIIIIMSYALMDFEEAKSFKPSVIFPDPATNKVVK; this is encoded by the coding sequence ATGATGATTGAAGTGCTGAAGTCGAAAATCCATTGCGCTCGCGTCACGGAAGCTAACCTCAATTATATGGGAAGCATTACGATTGACGAGGACTTACTGGATGCGGCCAATATGATTGCCGGTGAAAAAGTGTACATAGCCGATAACAATAATGGTGAACGTTTTGAAACCTATATTATTAAAGGCGAACGTGGTTCGGGCAAGATATGCCTGAATGGTGCGGCAGCCCGTAAGGTGCAGCCGGACGATATCATCATTATTATGTCGTATGCCTTGATGGACTTTGAAGAAGCCAAATCGTTCAAGCCGTCGGTGATTTTCCCTGATCCGGCAACGAACAAAGTGGTGAAGTAA